In the Pirellulales bacterium genome, GGGCGGCCGTGGGGGCAGTGATGAGCGTCTTGGGCCAAGTGGCGCTGCTCGACCAACTCGGCCACTTCCTCGGGCGTGAGGCGGTCGCCGGCTTTGATTGCCGCCTTGCAGGCGATCATGTGCAATAAATCGTCCAACAGATCGCGGCGATCGGGCGCTTTGCCGCCGTCGACAAGCCGTTCGACGAGCGTCCGCAACATGTCGGCCGGGCGGAGTTTGACTAGCATTGCCGGATAGCTGCCGACCAGCAGCGTTCCGCCGCCGAATGATTCCACCTCGATTCCCAATTGTGCCAATAGCTCGCGATTCGCCAATGCCGCGGCCGTTTCCGCAGGACTCAAATCGACCGGCTCCGGCACCAAGAGCCGTTGCGTCTCGAGCGCCCCGGCGAGCACCTTTTCGCGAACCTGCTCATAAAGCACGCGTTCGTGCAATGCATGCTGATCGATCACCACCATGCCGTCGTCCGTTTCGGCGATCAAATACCGATCGTGAACCTGAATCGCCGGGCTCGGCTGACGAACCGGCGCCAGCGGCCGATCGGCCGTCGGCATGGCCGTGCTTGGGGCGCCGGGCAAGCCAAAGCGAGCGCGATCGAGCGGCACCAGTTCCAATGCTTGCGACGAAGGCGAGGGCATTCGTACCATTGGGCCGAAGTCTCGCCCGCCGGCGCTCGGGCCAAACGGTCTGCCGCCGTGCGAGCCTCCCTTGTACGCATTGCCGGCAACCGAGCCCGCAGCGCTATCAAGCGAGACCGTTTCTGTCTGGGTGCCGGCTCCGCCGATCGCCGCCAATTCTCCTTTTGCCCAGCGAACGAGTTCTTCGCGCATTTGCGCGGCACGCTGCGCATCGTGGCCGCCGGTCGGATCGATTGGCGCTGCGGCGGAACTCGGCAGCAATCCGTCGCCGTCGGCGATTGCGTTACGGTCGATTCCGCCGCCAGCCCCGCCCGGGCGGAATTTCGCCGTCAGATCGGTCGTCAGAAACCGTGTGCGCAAAGTTCCCAGCAATTGGCTATACAGCCGGCCGCCATCCTGAAATCGGACTTCGAGCTTCGTCGGATGGACGTTGACGTCGACCAATTCCGGCGGCATTTCAATTTGCAACACGGCAATCGGATGCCGCCCTGTGAGCAGCAGCCCGCGATAGGCCTCGCCGAGCGCATGTTGCAGGGCCCGGTCGCGGATTGCCCGGCCGTTGAGAAACAGATATTGCATTTTCTGATTGCCGCGGCTTTGCGTCGGATTGGCGACGTAGCCTGACAGCCGCACTTCGCCATCGCTGCTCTCGATCCACATCAGTTGCTCGGCAAGCGAAGAGCCAAACAGGGCCGCGATGCGGTCGAGCCAATCGTCGGCGGGCGGCAGATCGTAGACCAACTTGTCTTGCTGGCGGAGCGCGAAATGGCGGGTCGGGTGAGCCAGCGCGAGCCGCGTAAAGGCCTCGCTCGTGTAGCCCATCTCGGTTTGCATCGTGCGCAAGAATTTGCGCCGCACCGGCGTATTGTAAAACAGATTATGCACTTCGATCTGCGTGCCGACCGGGCAACCGCATGGCGAAATCGGCGACTGCCGACCGCCGGTCAATTCCAGTTCCGCTCCGGCTTGCTGCGATTCGGGCCGGCTTCGCAATACAAACCGACTCACCTCGGCAATCGACGCCAGCGCTTCGCCGCGGAAGCCAAGCGTCGCCACGCGAAAGAGATCGTCGGCCTGACAGATTTTGCTGGTGGCATGCGGGGCGACCGCCAATGCAAGTTGCTCGGCATCGATGCCGCAGCCGTCGTCGACCACGCGAACCAACTCC is a window encoding:
- the mutL gene encoding DNA mismatch repair endonuclease MutL; this translates as MPSIHQLSASVINQIAAGEVVERPASVVKELMENAIDACARRIDVTVGQGGMELVRVVDDGCGIDAEQLALAVAPHATSKICQADDLFRVATLGFRGEALASIAEVSRFVLRSRPESQQAGAELELTGGRQSPISPCGCPVGTQIEVHNLFYNTPVRRKFLRTMQTEMGYTSEAFTRLALAHPTRHFALRQQDKLVYDLPPADDWLDRIAALFGSSLAEQLMWIESSDGEVRLSGYVANPTQSRGNQKMQYLFLNGRAIRDRALQHALGEAYRGLLLTGRHPIAVLQIEMPPELVDVNVHPTKLEVRFQDGGRLYSQLLGTLRTRFLTTDLTAKFRPGGAGGGIDRNAIADGDGLLPSSAAAPIDPTGGHDAQRAAQMREELVRWAKGELAAIGGAGTQTETVSLDSAAGSVAGNAYKGGSHGGRPFGPSAGGRDFGPMVRMPSPSSQALELVPLDRARFGLPGAPSTAMPTADRPLAPVRQPSPAIQVHDRYLIAETDDGMVVIDQHALHERVLYEQVREKVLAGALETQRLLVPEPVDLSPAETAAALANRELLAQLGIEVESFGGGTLLVGSYPAMLVKLRPADMLRTLVERLVDGGKAPDRRDLLDDLLHMIACKAAIKAGDRLTPEEVAELVEQRHLAQDAHHCPHGRPTALVFTRDDLDRQFKRT